A stretch of Cytophagales bacterium DNA encodes these proteins:
- the hisC gene encoding histidinol-phosphate transaminase, which produces MNIAELVRPHLKTVKPYSSARDEYTGAEGVFLDANENPYGSAAGAGWNRYPDPYQRPLKQEIARIKKVAESSIFLGNGSDEPIDLLIRAFCEPGKDHILTFPPTYGMYQVSAGIQNVEVERVLLSSDFQLDLEPTLAALECQPKITFLCSPNNPSGNLLNRSEMQQVLEKASGIVVVDEAYIDFPQEESWNQVLDQYPNLVVLQTFSKAWGMASLRLGMAFASEEIVQLLNKIKPPYNIPGPVQEVALEALQSNEDKMKSWVKGLNRERDQLISRVEALPMVQKVFPSDANFLLVRFDQAKEVFHYLLEQKVIVRDRSSQPLCEGCLRLTVGTSEENDRLIEQLIAFRK; this is translated from the coding sequence ATGAACATCGCTGAGTTGGTCAGGCCTCACCTCAAAACGGTTAAGCCTTATTCATCGGCACGGGACGAGTACACAGGAGCGGAGGGTGTATTTCTTGATGCCAATGAAAACCCCTATGGTTCTGCTGCGGGGGCAGGATGGAACCGCTATCCAGATCCCTATCAGCGTCCCTTAAAACAGGAGATTGCACGAATTAAAAAAGTTGCTGAATCTTCTATCTTCTTAGGAAATGGTAGCGATGAACCCATCGACTTGCTGATTCGGGCATTTTGCGAGCCCGGCAAGGACCACATTTTGACCTTTCCGCCTACTTATGGAATGTATCAGGTTTCTGCTGGTATACAGAACGTAGAAGTGGAGCGTGTTTTATTGTCATCCGATTTTCAATTGGATTTGGAACCAACCTTAGCAGCTCTTGAGTGCCAGCCGAAAATCACTTTCCTGTGCTCTCCTAATAATCCTTCTGGGAATTTGTTGAATCGATCAGAGATGCAACAAGTGCTCGAGAAGGCTTCTGGAATCGTTGTGGTGGATGAGGCATACATTGATTTTCCGCAGGAAGAGAGTTGGAATCAGGTGTTAGACCAATACCCCAACCTGGTAGTTTTGCAGACCTTCAGCAAGGCCTGGGGGATGGCATCGCTACGACTGGGTATGGCTTTCGCTTCGGAAGAAATCGTGCAATTGCTCAATAAGATCAAGCCACCCTACAACATTCCTGGACCCGTGCAAGAAGTGGCTTTGGAGGCTTTGCAGAGTAATGAGGATAAAATGAAGTCTTGGGTAAAGGGCCTGAACCGTGAACGAGATCAATTGATTTCCAGAGTGGAAGCACTTCCTATGGTCCAAAAGGTATTTCCTAGTGACGCAAACTTTTTACTGGTGCGGTTTGATCAGGCAAAGGAGGTTTTCCATTATTTATTGGAACAAAAGGTGATTGTTCGGGATCGAAGCAGTCAACCGCTTTGTGAAGGCTGTCTAAGATTGACGGTAGGTACCAGCGAAGAGAATGATCGATTGATTGAGCAACTCATCGCGTTTAGGAAATAG
- a CDS encoding kelch repeat-containing protein, which produces MVNFLNQPFAGMKHLVVFVCLLVLFTSCLSDDDSAIPSNFNFQSLGVIDADFLDMGSGMIGSTSENLLYTAHRSQRDGGIEKLTRFNLSDNTVTDRTYPIIDFVTKRIHESGDQLIVVGGSFINTYSKDIFEEPVTVRHGARLTRFGSFTYEDDLYIFGGDLNGEDSDKIKKWNPVDTTFQVVGTLPEPRFWTNGQVVNDHLYIFGGMQVFQGNDFAEDEIYKVDLQDFSIESFRLPEDYNQVFTATIGTNIFVAGQVWKGEDIATRVGVFNTLDNSFREVTFNLNDVDISSIYGLASVGNRLYAIHGDSEEGNFKLMELIL; this is translated from the coding sequence ATGGTTAACTTTCTAAACCAACCTTTTGCAGGGATGAAGCACCTGGTCGTATTTGTTTGTTTACTGGTCCTGTTCACGTCCTGTCTTTCTGACGATGACTCAGCCATTCCCTCGAATTTCAATTTCCAATCCCTGGGAGTCATCGATGCAGATTTCCTTGACATGGGTTCCGGCATGATTGGCTCAACCAGTGAGAACTTATTGTATACGGCACATAGAAGCCAGAGAGATGGTGGCATCGAAAAACTCACCAGGTTCAATTTGTCAGACAATACGGTAACAGATCGGACGTATCCAATCATTGATTTCGTAACCAAGCGTATTCACGAATCGGGAGATCAACTCATAGTTGTCGGGGGCTCTTTCATCAATACTTACAGCAAGGATATCTTTGAAGAACCCGTGACTGTACGGCATGGAGCACGCCTGACTCGGTTTGGTAGCTTCACGTATGAAGACGATTTGTACATTTTTGGTGGGGATTTGAACGGAGAAGATTCTGATAAAATCAAAAAGTGGAATCCCGTTGATACTACATTTCAAGTCGTAGGCACTTTGCCCGAACCTCGGTTTTGGACCAATGGGCAGGTAGTCAATGATCATTTGTACATATTTGGTGGAATGCAGGTATTCCAGGGTAATGATTTTGCAGAAGATGAAATCTATAAAGTAGACTTGCAGGATTTTTCGATAGAGAGTTTTCGCCTGCCTGAAGATTATAACCAAGTTTTTACAGCTACCATTGGAACGAACATTTTCGTGGCAGGTCAGGTCTGGAAAGGTGAGGACATTGCCACGAGAGTCGGTGTATTCAATACACTTGACAATTCCTTTAGAGAAGTTACCTTCAATCTTAATGATGTAGACATCAGTTCTATCTATGGATTGGCCAGTGTCGGTAATCGGCTTTATGCCATCCACGGGGATAGTGAGGAGGGTAATTTCAAGCTCATGGAATTGATTTTGTAG
- a CDS encoding alpha-glucosidase, with amino-acid sequence MKNLSVLLVLALALTACSPKTEQEAPPVSAEKKTWWKEGILYQLYPQSFKDTNGDGVGDLRGVIEQLDYLQSLGITMVWMNPFFDSPLVDNGYDVGDYRAIHPRFGTMADFEEMLAGMHERGIKFVLDVVVNHSSNQHEWFKQSRSSRDNPYRDYYHWWLAEKGKPPFRHSLFDPEGAWKYDSLTDAYYLHIFAPEQPDLNWENPKVRQEVYDIMRFWAEKGVDGFRMDAFQFASKDTTFPEWPEGHEKDFIKWYGMRPQLHEYLNEMYEEVISQYDIFAVAEGAGSTFEDAHDLVDADRNELQMAYHFESVDVSKTTGGYELAELKETFTRWDAAFAEKGWIAIFLANHDNARMVSRYGNDSPEFRTVSAQMINTFLLSMRGTPYTYYGDELGMTNIDMPNIEQYVDVAAKGDYQRAVASGADLEAFMKELNYYSRENGRTPMQWDDSENAGFSTGTPWKRVNENYKEINVVAQEADPKSVLNHFRKMAKLRRENELLVYGKYTLVQPDHETVYAYTRELEGQKWLVVLNFSETTSNFDFEIGSAISNVMINNYDEVAVSGKTINLKPYQAVILSLD; translated from the coding sequence ATGAAAAACCTATCCGTTTTGCTAGTGCTAGCACTTGCTTTAACCGCCTGCTCACCGAAAACCGAACAAGAAGCGCCTCCTGTGTCAGCTGAAAAGAAAACCTGGTGGAAGGAGGGAATTCTTTATCAGCTTTACCCTCAGAGTTTCAAAGACACCAATGGCGATGGTGTAGGGGACTTGCGTGGTGTGATCGAACAGTTGGATTATTTGCAAAGTCTGGGAATCACCATGGTATGGATGAATCCGTTTTTCGATTCGCCTTTGGTAGACAATGGTTATGATGTTGGGGATTATCGAGCCATTCACCCGCGTTTCGGGACCATGGCCGATTTTGAAGAGATGCTCGCCGGGATGCACGAACGAGGTATCAAATTTGTGCTCGATGTGGTGGTGAACCACAGCAGTAATCAGCATGAATGGTTTAAACAATCTCGCAGTTCCAGAGATAATCCATACAGAGACTATTATCATTGGTGGCTTGCCGAAAAGGGTAAACCACCGTTCAGACATAGTCTGTTTGATCCGGAAGGCGCCTGGAAATACGATTCCCTGACCGATGCCTATTACCTGCACATTTTTGCGCCGGAACAACCAGACCTGAACTGGGAGAATCCCAAGGTGCGGCAGGAAGTGTATGACATCATGAGGTTTTGGGCAGAAAAAGGGGTCGATGGTTTTCGCATGGATGCTTTCCAGTTTGCCAGTAAAGACACCACTTTCCCAGAATGGCCAGAAGGACATGAAAAGGACTTCATTAAATGGTATGGTATGCGCCCACAATTGCACGAATACCTCAATGAAATGTACGAGGAGGTGATCAGTCAATACGACATTTTCGCGGTAGCCGAAGGAGCGGGGAGTACGTTTGAAGATGCCCATGATCTGGTAGATGCAGATCGCAATGAATTGCAAATGGCTTACCACTTCGAATCTGTAGATGTGTCCAAAACAACAGGTGGATACGAGTTGGCAGAACTGAAAGAGACCTTCACCCGGTGGGATGCGGCCTTTGCTGAAAAAGGTTGGATCGCCATTTTTCTGGCCAATCACGACAATGCAAGAATGGTATCTCGCTACGGAAACGATAGCCCGGAATTCAGGACTGTGTCCGCACAAATGATCAATACCTTTTTATTGAGTATGCGAGGAACTCCTTATACATATTATGGAGACGAATTGGGCATGACCAACATCGATATGCCCAACATAGAGCAGTATGTGGATGTTGCTGCCAAAGGAGATTATCAGCGTGCGGTGGCTTCAGGTGCTGACCTGGAAGCATTCATGAAGGAACTTAACTATTACAGTCGTGAAAACGGGCGGACACCTATGCAATGGGATGATTCAGAAAATGCCGGTTTCTCAACAGGGACACCCTGGAAACGTGTGAATGAAAATTATAAAGAGATCAATGTGGTAGCGCAGGAAGCAGATCCTAAAAGTGTGTTAAACCATTTCAGGAAAATGGCTAAACTACGCAGAGAGAATGAACTGCTAGTCTACGGAAAATATACCCTCGTACAGCCAGATCATGAAACGGTTTATGCGTATACTCGAGAATTGGAAGGGCAAAAGTGGTTGGTGGTGCTGAACTTCTCAGAGACGACTTCCAATTTTGACTTTGAAATTGGTTCAGCCATTTCTAATGTGATGATCAACAATTATGACGAAGTAGCAGTAAGTGGGAAGACGATTAACCTGAAACCCTATCAGGCGGTGATTTTATCATTGGATTAA